The window GCCCAACGGCACCCCTGCTGCCGAGTATTTTAACCTGAAGGACGACTATCTCTTTGAAATAGGCCTGACCCCCAACCGTTCTGATGCCGCCTCGCACATAGGTGTGGCGCGTGATTTAAGAGCGCTGCTGAACCGCTCTGTGCAGTGGCCCGATGTATCAGGTTTTGCCGTAGATAACCACAAGCGCAACATTGAGGTAGAGGTACAAAACCCCGAAGCATGCCCCCGCTACTCCGGTATCACCATAAGCGGTGTAAAAGTACAGGAATCGCCCGAGTGGCTGAAGGAACGCCTGCAAAGCATAGGGCTGGAGCCCATTAACAATGTAGTTGATGTAACCAACTTTGTGCTGCACGAGCTGGGCCAGCCCCTGCATGCCTTCGATGCCGATAAAATACGCGGCGGCAAAGTGGTGGTGCGTTACCTGGCGGCCGGCACCGTATTCCGCACCCTCGATCAGAAAGACCGTAAGCTGCAGGAGCAGGACCTGATGATCTGCGATGCCGAAGGTGGTATGTGCATTGGTGGTGTATTTGGCGGCATGGAAAGCGGCATTACCGGGAGCACGCAAAGTGTGTTCCTGGAAAGTGCTTATTTCTCGCCGGACTGGATCAGGCGTACGGCACAGTACCACGCCCTAAAAACAGATGCCTCTTTCCGTTTTGAGCGTGGCACCGACCCTAATGTCACAGTATATGCCCTGAAGCGGGCAGCCCTGCTTATTAAAGAAGTAACCGGCGGCGAAATAAGCTCTGATATTGCTGATTTTTACCCGCAGCCTGTGGAAGATTTTAGGATAGCAGTACGCTGGAAAAAACTGCACGAGCTTATTGGCCACCCCATTCCGGAAGCTGAGGTGAGAACCATCCTCTATAACCTGGATATACAGCTGCAGGACGAAACTGCAGAAGGCTTTACCGCCACAGTGCCTCCTTACCGTGTAGATGTGCAACGCCCTGCCGACATTGTGGAAGAGGTGCTGCGCATTTACGGCCTCGACAACATACCAATGCCGGCCGGCCTTAGCAGCAGCTACCTGGCTGAATTCCCGAAAACGGACGAGAATATTCTGCGCCAGGAAGCTTCTGCCCTGCTGGCAGCCAACGGCTACCTGGAGGTTATGACCAACTCCCTTACCAGTCCTGAATTTGCCCGCAAAAGCGATTTCCTGGAAGAAGAGAAAAATGTAGAAATTCTTAACAAGCTAAGCGAAGACCTGGGGGTAATGCGCCAGACGCTGCTCTATAGCGGACTGGAGGTAATAGCGCACAATATTAACCACCGGCAGCGCGATCTGAAGCTGTTTGAATTTGGAAAAACCTATCAGAAAATTAATAACAAATACCAGGAGCACAAGTATGTGGGAATGTGGATAACCGGACATGCCGAAGGGGAGCATTACCTGCAGGAAGCCCGCCCTGTGGCCTACCACGACCTGCGCCTGGCTATTGAGCTGTTACTCAACCGTTTCGGAATAAATGATATTTATCCACAAGTTATTCACGAGCGAGAATTTGCCTACGGGCTGGAAATTGTGTATAATGGTAGGAAAATTGGTGGGGCTTTTGCCAAACAACCTCTTGTACGCCTTGGTAAGGTAAAACCAGCACTGGCAACACTTGCCGGAGTAAAGCAGGAGGTGTTTTGGGCAGAAGTAAACTGGGTTCTGCTGCTGCAGCTCTCGGGCATACAGGAAACGGTGTACAAACCGGTTTCCCGCTTTCCGGAAGTAAGGCGCGACCTCTCGCTTGTGCTGGATAAAGGGGCTACCTTTAACCAGATTCAGGAGATTACCCGCAAGGCCGAAAGTACACTGATTAAGCGCATTAGTGTTTTTGATGTGTACGAAGGAGACAAAATAGAGGCAGGCAAAAAGGCTTATGCCTTAAGTTTTATACTTCAGGACGAAGACAAAACACTGACCGATAAGGTGATAGATAAAACAATGCAGCGGCTAATGGCTGCTTTTGAAAAAGAACTTGGTGCTTATATTCGAAAATAGCAACGCATGGAGCGGGAGACACTGGAGAAAAAATTAGCCACCCTGGAGCGAAAGCTAAGGCTGCTGCTCAATGAGCACCAAAACCTGCAGCTGGAAGTAAGCCGTCTTCAGGAAGAGAACGGTGAGATGAAAAAAATTCTCAGGGCTAAAGACGAACAGGTTGAAGGATTCAAAAACAAAGTAACTATAAATAAAATTGCGAGTTCAGTAACAGCCGACGAAGGCGAATCTGCTGAGATAAAGCAAAAACTAAGCGAGTATATCAAGAAAATAGATTTGTGCATCGCGCACTTGAGCGAATAGTTCTAAATCAGGATTATGGGAGAACTTTCGATAAGGATAAAAATAGGCGACCGGGAATACCCTATGAAGGTAAGTGCCGCCGAAGAAGAGAAGGTACGCAGGGCCGGAAAGCTCATCAATGAAAAGATGCGTGAGTACACTGCCCGTTTTGGCCTTCATGACAAGCAGGACCTGCTTGCCATGGTTGCGTTTGATTGTATCGTGGAGCGTTTTGAAACAGAATCGAAAACAGGCTCTGCAGACGACGAGACCATTAGCAACAAGCTTGACCATTTAAACAGTCTGCTAAGCCAGGTATTGTAGCACCCTATTATTCCTTTATCAGAAGAATACCAGTACATCCACTAGCTTATTTATTGCCTCACTCCAGGTTCACTAACAGGGGCTGTTAAAATTATAAACCCCCATAAATAATTTTAACAAATACCACAATGGAGTACATATACGTCCTGCTAACGGCCATTATTGCGCTGGTAGCAGGGATCTTTATCGGGCGCATGCTCTTGCAGCGCATATACCAGCAACAGGAAAGCGAAGCCCGCGAAAAAGCGGCGTTAATCGTTAAGGAAGCTGAAACCAAGAGTGAAAGCATCATGAAAGAACGGATGCTGCAGTCTAAGGAAAAGTACCTCAACCTGAAAACTGAGTTTGAGAAAGAAGTAAACAAGAAGAAGACAATTCTTACCCAGAACGAAGCAAAGCTTAAACAACGCGAGCAGCAAATAAAACAGCAGCAGGAAAAAGTAAGCCGCCGCGAAGCAGAGCTTGAAAAACTTAAAACTGATTTAGACGAACAGACCGAGCTGGCCAAACGCCGCCGCGAGGAAGCTGAAAAGCTGAAAGAGCAGCAGATCTCCATCCTGGAAAAAGCTGCCAACCTAACAGCCGAAGATGCCCGTAATCAGCTCATCAGCACCCTGGAGGAAGAAGCCCGCACCAAAGCTTCTGCCAACATCAAAGATATTATTGAAGAGGCCAAGCTTACTGCTACCAAAGAAGCTAAAAAGGTAGTACTGGAAACCATTCAGCGTACTGCTACCGAGCATGCAATTGAAAACTGCGTAAGCGTATTCAACATCGAAAGTGACGATATTAAAGGCAAGATCATTGGCCGTGAGGGTCGTAACATACGCGCCCTTGAGGCTGCCACCGGTGTGGAGATCATTGTGGACGATACTCCGGAAGCAATCATCATCAGTGGATTTGACCCCGTGCGCCGTGAAATAGCCCGCCTCTCGCTGCACCGCCTGGTGCAGGATGGCCGTATTCACCCTGCGCGTATCGAAGAGGTGGTAGCCAAAACCACCAAGAATATTGAAGATGAGATCATAGAAATTGGCGAGCGTACTGCAATCGATTTGGGTGTGCATGGACTGCACCCGGAACTGATTAAAATGGTAGGCCGCATGCGTTTCCGCTCCAGCTACGGCCAAAACCTGCTGCAGCACAGCCGCGAGGCAGCCAAGCTTTGCGCCACCATGGCCGCCGAGTTAGGGCTTAATGCTAAGCTTGCCAAACGCGCAGGCCTGCTGCACGATATTGGCAAGGTATGGCCGGAGGAGCCAGAGCTGCCGCACGCGATCCTTGGCATGCAGCTGGCAGAGAAATACAAGGAGAATCCGGAGGTATGCAATGCCATTGGTGCTCACCACGATGAGATTGAGATGACTTCCATGCTATCTCCCATTGTGCAGGCATGCGATGCGATCAGTGGCTCACGCCCCGGCGCCCGCCGCGAGGTAATGGAAAGCTACATACAGCGTTTGCGCGATCTGGAGACCCTGGCCCTTAACTTTGATGGCGTGCAGAAGTGCTACGCCATACAGGCCGGACGTGAGTTGCGGGTAATGGTAGATGCTGAAAATGTATCGGATGAAGTGGCCAGCAGGCTGTCTTTCGATATCTCACAGAAGATTGAGCAGGACATGCAGTATCCGGGCCAGATCAAAATTACCGTAATCCGCGAAATGCGCTCTGTAGCCTACGCGAAGTAATTGATTCTACAGCAACAGCTTTAAAAATAGAGCGCAGCTCCCAAGGGCTGCGCTTTTTCTTTGAACGCCTGTTACTGGCCAGGGCGCTTCCTGAAACACTAGTTGCTGTTCACCATTTTCCTGATCTTCCACCATAGCTTTTCCGGGAATGTCTGCTGTTTGATATGCACCGCAACCATGCCTGCAGTTACTGTTACGGTACCACGAATGTCTTGTGCCATGGCACATACAGAAGGTGCCATTTCTACAATCAGCACTTCTTTCCAGCTGCTTTTTACAAGCGTTAGGGAGTCGTAGCCCAGGCTCTCAAATTTCAGCGCATTTACAGATATGAGGTCCTGATAAAGCAATTCGAAATCACCCTGCTGGTCTGTGACTGCCAGGGTATTCGCTCCATCTGACACCACCACACCCGCCATAGGGATTCCTGTTTCAGCATCCAGCACACTCCCTTTCAGTTTACTGATCAGCGACTCTCCGGGTTTGATGCGCTCCAGCCTGAGTAACTGCTGCCCTGAATCAGTAGTTTTATGCGGATGTTGCTGCGTAAGCGGTTTTGTCTGCTGTGAAAATGCCAGCCCTGGCACCCCTATTCCGACCATTGCTGCTATTAACCACTTTTTCCAGACAGGGACAGCTGCTACATAACCATATGGCTGTTCCAGCTGTACTTCTCTAAAGCGGCCACATACCGGCTCTTTTGGCCTATTAAAGAATTCCCTGATCTCCCGATCAGACATGGCAGTGAAATCCACCACCTCTTTCCGGCAGCTGCTGCAATAAGCACCCTTGCCTGTAGGGGTCATGTTATTCCATTCTTCGGAACAGGGCCGGGGTATGCTTAGCTGAAATTCTTTCATAGTAAAAGATACACACTTTTGAACAAAAAAGCGCAGCCCCTTTCAGAGCTGCGCTTTGGTTATAGTGGAACGAGTTTAATTCTTGATCTCCAGGATCGTGAATTCTACCCTGCGGTTGCGGCTGCGGCCTTCTTCCGTTTTATTATCGGCTTCCGGCTTGGTGCTGCCATAACCTCTGGAGGTTAAGCGATCGGATGCAATACCCTTACCGGTAATGTATTTTGCCACTGCACCTGCACGGTCGGCAGAAAGCTTGTTGTTGAGTGCAGCGGTACCTTTGTTATCGGTATGGCCTGCAATTTCTATTTTCATATTGGGATTTTCCTGCAGAAAAGTAACCACCCTGTCCAGCTCTGTGAAAGACTCCGGCTTAAGGGTAGATTTCGCATTCTCAAAGAAAACATTGTTCAGGCGGATAGACTGGCCAACCTCTACCGGCGCCAGGTACAGGTCTTTGTAAACTTTTATCTGCTTTTCTTCCTGCGAGAGATCAATCGTTTCGGTAATAGGATAGTAACCCTCTGCCTTGGCACTTAGGGAATAGGTATTTCCCAGCGCAAGCGGTACAGCATAAGTGCCCAGTGTATCAATAATTGTCAGCTGCAGGGTATCGTTGAGCATCACCTGAACAGGAACACCAGCCGGGAAGGTTTTACCGGTTTTACGGTCCAGCAGGCGGCCCTGCACCGTGGCAGTGTTTACTTTGCTGGCGTAAAGATCTCTGCTGATTACCTGGTATGCCTTTACCTTATCCAGCAGCAGGGGCTGTTCTTCCGTTTTGTGACCTTTTGCCTGCACCTGCAGCTTGTAATTTTGACCATAAGGTACCCATAGGGCATATTCTCCTGTTTTGGCATTCACCACCAGCGAATCCGGCTCTTTGCCATTCACCATGATGCGTGCATTAGCTTCTGCCGGGAATGGTGCAAGCGTACTGCGCTCAAGTAATTTTCCCTGCACTTTAACCACTGTCCAGGGAGTGAAGTAAAGGTCAAGTTTGGTTTCTGTATATTCATACAGACTATCGGCTTCTACAGTTACCGGATCGGCATCGTAATTCGCCAGCTGCGGCTTAAGCTGATATTTTTTTCCCAGCGGCAGCTTCATGGTGTAGGTACCATCTTCATTTACCATCAGCGAATTCTCCAGGGAATCATTTGCGTAAAGGGTAACACCAGAAAGATTGGTAATGGGCAGATTGGTCTTTTTGTTGATCACCTGACCGGATACCACGATAAAGGGGTTTTCTTCAAACAGCTTGATGGTGTAAAGATCAGGATTGGAATTTTTATCGGCTCTTGCCGAGTACCATGCCTGACTTCCTTTTATATTAGTGCGGAAGTAAGATTCCCAGTTAGCAGAGTTAATGCTGCTTAGCGGCTGTGGCTCCGACCATTTGCGCCAGCTTTCGTCCAGGCGCTCTGCCACCCACACATCAAAGTTGCCAGACTTATTGCTGCTGTAATAGAGCTTTTGTCCATCGGCCGAAGCAAAAGGGGCATGCTGGGCACTTCCCTGCTTGATCTTTATCTTTTTAGGTCTTCCATAATGGCCCGGCTCTTTCTCACGACTTACATACAGCCTGCTTTTTTTGCCGTTGTACTTCCTCGAGAAGCTCATAAGGATGTGTCTGCCATCGGGTGTCAGGTAAGCAGTGGTATACAGGCCCCTGTTCTTTCTATGGAATTTAGAGAGCGACAAAGTTTTAGGTGTTTCCCACTCTCCTGCTGAAGTGCGGCGTACGAGGGAGAAACCACGCTTCTTCCAGAAATCGCCGTCCTTGTTGTAGCGGCCCTGAATCAGTACGGCAGAACCATCCTGTGTAAAGGCCCATACAGCATTGTAGCGGCCAATATTAAGCTCTGGAACACGAACTGCCTCAGACCAGGTGCCATCTTCGCCACGTTTGCTGTACCATACATCTTCACTGTCTTTTGCACCGAAGCCATTCTGAGGGTGGTTAGCTCTTACAAAGAACAACTCATTCCCATCTGGCGACAGCACCGGGTTTAATTCCGCATAGACACTATTGATGGCTTCTCCGACCTTTTGAGGTGCAAAGTTTGCCTGGGCATGCGCAGCTCCGCTGATGGACAACAGCAGGAGTACTGTGCTATATAAATGCTTAAAAGAGAAATTCATGGATTAATAAGGAAGCTTAGTAGGTTTTTTGATTGTTCCGAATACCAGGTTCAAACCGGCCCTTACGTTTACATTTTTGGCATTTTTATAATCGATGCCCCCCAGCACGTTGTCGCTTACCACGTACAGCTGGAATGGTGTGAGCCGGAAGCTAAACCCGGCACCTACGTTTGAGTAAGAACCATTAATGGCAGTATAGCTAAGGGAGGTTCCTAACCTGCGACCCCATTCTTTATTGATGGCTGCCGTAAATCCCGGCAAAAATCTGCCTTTGTACATCTGGCTGAAAAAGATACCGGAAGCATGTACACTGCGGTGAAGCTCATAAGTGATGTTTAAGTAGCTTTTAACAGGCAAACCCGTGCGGTAGCTGCCTATAGCCTTATCCTGTGGTTCAAAATATTTGGCTACACTATCGGCAAATGCCTCGGCCCTGTAGTTATCTTCATTCAGGCTTCCCTCATCAAGATTCTGAAAAGTAGTACTTGCTCTTTTTATGCTGTACTCGCGGGCACCGTTCTTCCAGTTAATGGTGCCAAGATCCAGAATACCCAAACCAAGCTGCATTTTATCTGTAAGCTGGTAGGTAGCACCAAGATCTGCCGCCCAACCGCTATTGCCTCCAATAAGATCCATTATATCACTGTAACTAGTGATTTCTTCATACTTTTCTGACTCGTCATCTTCTGCTTCTAAGTCATAACCTGCCGTATAAGCAAGCATACTACCTTCCAGCTGCAGCAAACCTTCAGATGGTCTGGATTTTAGGGTCATATCCAAATGTTCGGTATGCACATTCGCAAGGCCGGTTAACCTTTTGATATTAGCCCCTACTGTAAGCTTTTGGTTCACTACATAAGATGCTCCAAAGGAATTTTCCAGATAACCCATTGCCTGCACCGAAGGCGCAAGTGTTATAGAATTGCTCGTCTTTAAGAATTGTTCATCTGCCAGCAAAGCCAACCCCCGTGGCAGCATTATCTGCGATACTACTTTAGTACTTAAGCGGTAACGCAGGTATAAACGTGCATTTGCACGAACTCCCACAGATAAAAGATCTACCTGGGCACCTCCCGTAAACCAGTTCTGATCCTTCATCTTTGCCCGTAAATCCAGCAAAGATCTTCCTGAAAAGTCATCTTCGAGTTTCAGCTCCTCAACCTGCTGATAGGAAAGGCTATTACTGCCTCCATAGCCTGCTACTGATGAAATTCCCGGCAGGCCCAGATAAAAGGTTTGGGTAGGCACAAAGGCCGGATTGGTATAGCCTGCCTGTGGCAGGCTTCGCATGGTACTTAGGGTTGTTTCCTGCTGCGCACTCGCCCAACCCATTGCGCTTAGGCACAAGGTAAGAACTAAGTAAAATTGTTTCATTTAAACATTTGGGGTGATTAATGATGAAGCGCCAGAAGCTTGTAACTCATGCTGTTAAAATCCCTACGCCCACTAATCCACAAAGGTATTGAGTGTTATATAAGCAGCCTGAGTAATTACAGGAGAAAAATTACATAGAATAAATAAATAAACTTGCTGCCAAAGAAGCAGGTTTATCGCAGGTATTTAACAGCCGGAAAATTGATCTGTCTATAAACCACTGCTGCTGCTGCTCCTAAAGGCTATCACCAGGCAACAAACTGAAATTGAGGCTAATGTATAAGAAATTTCACTCTCGAATGGAACACATTCATAGTGTTTTTCGTACAAATAATTCATCAAATCTTACATTAAAATTACATTTCATCCCGCGCCTGAAGCATAAAAAAAAGCCTGTCCTTTTGCGGGACAGGCTTCTGTATAAGTTACAGTTTGCTTAGGCAGTAATACCAGCTTCTTTCAATGCTTTTGCAGTTGCAGCGCCAATTTCGGCTGGAGATTCCACAACAGTAATACCGTTTTCACGTAAGATTTTCATTTTTGCAGCTGCAGTATCGTCGGCACCGCCAATGATAGCACCTGCATGGCCCATACGGCGGCCGGGAGGCGCTGTCTGGCCTGCAATAAAGCCAACTACAGGCTTTTGATTACCGTTTTCCCTGATCCAGCGGGCAGCAACAGCCTCATAATTACCCCCGATCTCACCAATCATTACAATGGCATCGGTCTCTGGGTCGTTCATGAGCAGCTCTACGGCATCTTTGGTAGGCGTACCAATAATCGGGTCGCCGCCAATACCAATGGCAGTAGAGATACCAAGGCCGGCTTTTACAATCTGGTCGGCTGCTTCGTAAGTAAGAGTACCGGATTTAGAAACGATGCCTACACGTCCGGACTTAAATACAAAACCAGGCATGATACCAACCTTAGCCTCACCAGGCGTAATAACACCAGGGCAGTTCGGACCTATCAGTCGTACCTCTTTACCTTTCAGGTATTCTTTGGCAATCATCATATCTTTTACCGGGATACCCTCAGTAATGGCAATGATCACTTTGATTCCGGCATCGGCAGCCTCCATAATAGCATCAGCAGCGAAAGCCGGTGGTACAAAAATAATAGAAACATCGGCGCCGGTAGTTTCAACAGCCTCTGCAACAGAATTGAATACCGGCCTATCCAGGTGCGTCTGGCCACCTTTGCCAGGGGTAACGCCACCTACTACGTTTGTGCCGTATTCAATCATCTGGCCGGCATGGAAAGTACCTTCAGAGCCTGTAAAGCCCTGTACGATCACTTTCGAGTTTTTATTTACCAAAACACTCATTAGCGGAAGTTTTTCGTTTGCACAAAATTAAAAAAAAGGGCGGGTTTATCAAGGCAAAACTCTTTACACCACCATCCCTGTCCTATTAGTACACTTCCGTGCCCTTAAAGTTTTTATTCCTGGGTCAGGAAAGCGTAATTTGCCAATAAAAAGTAGTTTCTTCTGAATGAAACAGCCTCTAGCCAGCATCATCATTGCTATCTATAATAAATTTGAATTCCTGGAGCGGGTACTGGCCGGCCTGGAAACCCAGACCATCAAGGACTTTGAGGTGATTCTGGCCGATGATGGCTCCAGTCAGGACACCATTGCCGCCATTGAAAAATACAGGCAGGGCAGCACACTCACCATTAAACATCTCTGGCACGAAGATGTGGGCTTTCGCAAAACTATTATGCTCAACAGGGCAGTGTTGGCCGCCGAAAGTAACTACCTTATTTTTGTAGATGGCGACTGTGTACCCCATCCCCATTACATTGAGGCGCACCTCCGGCACCGCCAGGCAGGAGTGGTACTCTCGGGCAGGCGCGTAAACCTTTCAGAGCAACTTACGGGCTGGCTAACGGCAGAACGCATAAGAGCAGGTGCCATTGGTGCTGCTTTTACACTCCGCACTTTTATGGACAGTATAACTGGTAAAACACGCGATGCCGAAAAAGGGATTTACCTGTCGAATAAAGCCTTTGAGGCTTTGTTCCCTCAAAAATTTAAGGGTTTGTTAGGGTGTAACTTTAGCCTTTACAAAGAGGACCTGCTGGATATCAATGGCTTTGATGAGCGCTATCTAGCTCCTGCCGTTGGAGAGGATACCGACCCTGAATTGCGCCTGCGCTGGGCGGGCAAAGGCTTTAGGAGTGTAAAAAACTATGCTATTCAGTACCATCTCTACCATCGCAAGCTGCAAAGGCCATCGGTTAATGCAGATATACTGGCACAGGTAAAAGAAGATAAGGTCGCCTTTACCCCCTTTGGTATTAAGAAAGCCGCTAAGTCTTAGCACCCCTGCTATCACTGACCGGTGGGTACCTGGTCCACTTGTATGCCAATCTCCGCCTCTGGCGGATGCGCCTCCTGTGGAGGCGGTGCAGATTGAATGAGGTATTTAAGCCATTCACCGAATAGCTCTTTTTATCTGCTTATGCTCTTAATAACGTCCAGGAAACGTCACAATAGCTGATGATAGTTGATTTGACTTTAGTAGCCAGTCTTTTATTAAACTTTCTGTGATAGAACTGATGCTTACTTCGAACCTCCTCCCGTATGTCTGAATCTGCAGGGGCGGCGCTTTGATTAGAAATCGCCAAATCGGGCCACTCCATACAGGTAATCCTGTACCCTTTATTCAGATAAAACTGACTTAAACCAATTTCTCCTTTTATAATGAGCTGCGACCTGTCTGTTTCTTTAGCACCTGGAAAACCATGTTTCAACATTCTTAAAAAGGATATATTCGTTAAAAAGGAATAGGTCTGAATATGCGGAAGATCGCCCTTCAACCCCCTGCTGGGATGATCCAGGAAATTTATTGTGCTACCGCAAAGAGCTATACCATCGAACCTTTCAAATTGCTGTATAAAATCTTTGTACCAGTTATCCAGGCATGGCCCATACCCACTTCGATTCTGAAAAAAAACATAATCCTTAGGACCAGCGAGCCGGTTTACCTTTTGAAACAGGCAATCATAGGAGCTCATGTCACGTCCCAGATTATCTTTAAAAAAAATCTCTTCCAGGACAATTTCAGGATGATCTTTGAAAAGGTTCTTAACAGTGCTGATAAAAATTTTATCGAAGGCATTCATCTTATTTACTTCACTGATCGCAATAAAAAGCACCACTTCCGCAAGACCAGTACTTTTATTTTTGATCTGGGTTAGGTTGATGATGTCTTTTCGGTATAAGCGTTTATCATTTGCCGTCGCATAACAATAAAAAAACTTTTGTTTCATCCGTTTGTAATTTTTTAATAGCAGCCGCTTTTGAGTAAAGCAATAACAGGTGGCCTGGCACAAGTACTTCTCGCTGTCTGCACCTTTATTTTATTGTTAAAGCTTCACTTATTCCCCCCTCTACTTCCTCAGGCATCGTAACCCAATTTATTAAATAATTGCTTTGCCAATAGTTGCGGCATGCGCAAAAAGAAAGAAGCCTTCTGCCAGTAATTTGGCAGAAGGCTTACAAAATAGATAATCTTTGCTAAGAATTAATAACGATAGTAGTCTGCTTTGAACGGACCCTCTACCGGTACACCAATATACTCGGCCTGATCTGGCGTAAGCTCTTCCAGCTCCACCCCGATTTTCTCCAGGTGCAGGGCAGCTACCTTCTCATCCAGGTGCTTAGGCAGGGTGTACACAGCATTTTCATACTGTCCGGTGTTGGTCCACAGCTCTATTTGCGCCAGCGTCTGGTTTGTAAAGGAGTTAGACATTACAAAACTTGGGTGGCCGGTAGCACAACCAAGATTTACCAGGCGGCCTTCGGCCAAAAGGATAATATCGTTACCCTCTACATTATAGATATCAACCTGAGGCTTCACGGTTATACGGGTGGTGCCGTAGTTCTTTTTCAGCCAGGCAACATCAATTTCATTATCAAAGTGGCCAATGTTACACACAATGGCTTTGTCTTTCATTTTCTTAAAATGCTCGCCCGTTACAATGTTTTTGTTACCAGTTGCAGTAACAACAATATCGGCACGGTGCACGGCATTTACCATTTTCTTCACCTCAAAGCCATCCATAGCAGCCTGCAGGGCGCAAATAGGGTCTATTTCGGTAACGATAACACGCACACCGGCGCCACGCAGAGAGGCGGCAGAACCTTTGCCTACATCGCCATAACCTGCTACAATGGCTACTTTACCGGCCATCATTACATCGGTAGCACGGCGAATGGCATCTACAAGCGATTCTTTACAGCCATACTTGTTATCGAATTTCGATTTGGTAACAGAGTCGTTGATGTTGATGGCAGGCAGTGGCAGAGTGCCTTTGCGCATGCGGTCGTACAGGCGAAGCACACCGGTGGTGGTTTCTTCAGAGATGCCACGGATGCCCTCTACCAGCTCAGGGTAACGATCCAATACCATATTGGTCAGGTCACCGCCATCGTCCAGGATCATGTTCAGTGGTTTGCCGCCTTCAAAGGCAAAAAGAGTCTGCTCAATACACCAGTCAAATTCTTCTTCGTTCTGGCCTTTCCAGGCAAATACCGGAATACCGGCTGCGGCAATGGCTGCGGCAGCGTGATCCTGGGTAGAAAAAATGTTGCAGCTGGACC of the Flammeovirgaceae bacterium 311 genome contains:
- a CDS encoding glycosyltransferase (COG0463 Glycosyltransferases involved in cell wall biogenesis), coding for MKQPLASIIIAIYNKFEFLERVLAGLETQTIKDFEVILADDGSSQDTIAAIEKYRQGSTLTIKHLWHEDVGFRKTIMLNRAVLAAESNYLIFVDGDCVPHPHYIEAHLRHRQAGVVLSGRRVNLSEQLTGWLTAERIRAGAIGAAFTLRTFMDSITGKTRDAEKGIYLSNKAFEALFPQKFKGLLGCNFSLYKEDLLDINGFDERYLAPAVGEDTDPELRLRWAGKGFRSVKNYAIQYHLYHRKLQRPSVNADILAQVKEDKVAFTPFGIKKAAKS
- a CDS encoding succinyl-CoA synthetase subunit alpha (COG0074 Succinyl-CoA synthetase, alpha subunit), with amino-acid sequence MSVLVNKNSKVIVQGFTGSEGTFHAGQMIEYGTNVVGGVTPGKGGQTHLDRPVFNSVAEAVETTGADVSIIFVPPAFAADAIMEAADAGIKVIIAITEGIPVKDMMIAKEYLKGKEVRLIGPNCPGVITPGEAKVGIMPGFVFKSGRVGIVSKSGTLTYEAADQIVKAGLGISTAIGIGGDPIIGTPTKDAVELLMNDPETDAIVMIGEIGGNYEAVAARWIRENGNQKPVVGFIAGQTAPPGRRMGHAGAIIGGADDTAAAKMKILRENGITVVESPAEIGAATAKALKEAGITA
- a CDS encoding S-adenosyl-L-homocysteine hydrolase (COG0499 S-adenosylhomocysteine hydrolase), with protein sequence MLKETENYKVKDITLAEWGRNEIRLAEAEMPGLMAIREEYGAAQPLKGARIAGCLHMTIQTAVLIETLVELGAEVTWSSCNIFSTQDHAAAAIAAAGIPVFAWKGQNEEEFDWCIEQTLFAFEGGKPLNMILDDGGDLTNMVLDRYPELVEGIRGISEETTTGVLRLYDRMRKGTLPLPAININDSVTKSKFDNKYGCKESLVDAIRRATDVMMAGKVAIVAGYGDVGKGSAASLRGAGVRVIVTEIDPICALQAAMDGFEVKKMVNAVHRADIVVTATGNKNIVTGEHFKKMKDKAIVCNIGHFDNEIDVAWLKKNYGTTRITVKPQVDIYNVEGNDIILLAEGRLVNLGCATGHPSFVMSNSFTNQTLAQIELWTNTGQYENAVYTLPKHLDEKVAALHLEKIGVELEELTPDQAEYIGVPVEGPFKADYYRY